In a single window of the Debaryomyces hansenii CBS767 chromosome A complete sequence genome:
- a CDS encoding DEHA2A10142p (similar to uniprot|P38355 Saccharomyces cerevisiae YBR287W ZSP1) — MPQKSLSYQSISYLTFEAILEVVIICFAGFVAAKSGILNTQAQKVISQLNVDLFTPCLVFTKLAPSLSFEKMVDILIIPVFYAVSTGISYGCSQVVGWMLRLNSPETDFITAMAVFGNSNSLPVSLTLSLASTLPNLLWDDIEGDTPDKVASRGILYLLIFQQLGQVLRWSWGYNKLLRKRSQEELDSYSKLNHDDDQERDLDVGDEQRPLLSDPDMRGAHFDTINGVDVDLNNSIAAKNDSKSLSYKPPRTDSSSSISSNGSQSLPEENVFVERISDDSDANSDQASTGIHKRRARIYQLWYALKRLPVIKEFLAFMNPPLYAMLISVVVACVPALQREFFVDEESFIHNTLSQSIHSLGSVSIPLILIVLGSNLYPSNDMPPPSRHYKRIVVGSLLSRMILPPFILLPIITLCVKFFKVSILDDPIFLIVAFILTISPPAIQLSQITQLNNIYQKEMSGVLFWGYVVLTLPTTIFIVVTSLEVLKWATT; from the coding sequence ATGCCACAAAAACTGTTGTCATACCAGTctatttcatatttaacGTTCGAAGCTATACTAGAGGTTGTTATCATATGTTTTGCCGGGTTTGTGGCCGCTAAGAGTGGGATTTTGAATACACAGGCCCAGAAGGTGATTTCCCAATTGAATGTGGATTTGTTTACGCCATGTTTGGTTTTCACGAAGTTGGCACCTTCATTATCGTTTGAGAAGATGGTTGATATTCTTATAATTCCGGTATTCTACGCGGTATCGACCGGGATTTCATACGGATGTTCACAGGTGGTGGGTTGGATGCTCAGATTGAACAGTCCGGAAACAGACTTCATTACGGCAATGGCGGTGTTTGGGAATTCCAATTCGCTTCCGGTGTCTTTGACGTTGTCGTTGGCATCGACATTGCCCAATTTGCTTTGGGATGACATTGAAGGCGATACACCGGATAAGGTTGCGTCGAGAGGTATACTATACTTGTTAATATTTCAGCAATTGGGCCAGGTGTTGCGGTGGTCATGGGGCTATAACAAGCTTTTGCGAAAACGGTCACAGGAGGAATTGGACTCCTATTCGAAGTTAAACCATGACGACGACCAGGAACGTGATCTTGACGTCGGTGATGAGCAGAGACCTTTATTAAGCGACCCCGACATGCGTGGTGCTCATTTTGACACCATTAATGGCGTTGATGTCGACTTGAACAACAGCATTGCGGCGAAAAATGATTCGAAGAGCTTGTCGTATAAGCCACCACGAACCGACTCATCCAGCAGTATTCTGAGTAATGGCTCGCAGTCTTTGCCGGAAGAAAATGTGTTCGTGGAACGTATTTCCGACGACAGCGACGCTAATTCAGACCAAGCATCGACTGGCATTCATAAAAGACGTGCCCGTATATATCAGTTATGGTACGCCTTGAAGAGATTGCCGGTCATAAAGGAATTTTTAGCATTTATGAATCCGCCGTTGTATGCCATGTTAATCTCGGTCGTTGTGGCATGCGTTCCTGCTTTGCAAAGGGAATTCTTCGTCGACGAGGAGTCTTTCATTCATAATACACTTTCCCAATCAATCCATCTGTTGGGATCCGTTTCCATCCCCCTTATTTTAATCGTGCTTGGATCGAATTTGTATCCTTCCAATGACATGCCCCCACCATCGAGACATTACAAGCGTATTGTGGTTGGATCATTACTTTCAAGAATGATACTACCTCCATTTATCTTGTTGCCTATCATTACCCTTTGTGTCAAGTTCTTTAAGGTTTCCATTTTGGACGATCCTATATTCTTGATTGTTGCATTTATTTTGACTATCTCGCCTCCTGCCATTCAATTGTCGCAAATCACCCAGTTGAACAATATCTACCAAAAAGAAATGTCAGGGGTGTTATTCTGGGGTTACGTTGTATTGACGTTACCAACtaccattttcattgtAGTAACAAGTTTAGAAGTCTTGAAGTGGGCTACTACATAg